From the genome of Oncorhynchus gorbuscha isolate QuinsamMale2020 ecotype Even-year linkage group LG18, OgorEven_v1.0, whole genome shotgun sequence:
TAGAGGGGGCTCTATTCTAACAAACCTAGCGCAATGGTAAATCTTAGCACGGGTGGTAGCGTTATAGGTTCAGGGTGAGTCAGAAATATTTTTGCCATTTTCACAACCGGAATTATAGGCAGAGTAGTTGGTGGTGGCGTGAAAGGGCTGGGTTtggatgaataaacaagttgagTGTGTCAAGACTTGGCCcttcactggccaatcagaacataAACCATGGCTAAATATGCAgttgcttcaagttgtgtatttatGGTCTTTTACGTATTGCAACTCCAATTTGAATGTTAGTCCATTATAGCCTAGTTTGCTGAATATGTTGAACATGTCAGCCCACATTGTTCTAAAACACATTtccatattgaagcaacataggcaacagcattcacactgataCAGGGGCAATGTCTACTGTAAATTGCAGTCTGGACATGCCAAACATAGTCAACAAGCAACATTAAATTCACTAGGCCATTGATAAGGCCTAAAATGACAGTCCACAATTCTAATAAAAACAAAATAACTTGTTTTAAATAGGCATTGTCTAAATACAGTTACAGGCACCATAACTGCTCCCCATGGGCACATAATAGAGACCAGGCAAATAAGACTATGTAGGGTTTTACTCACATCCAAACCTTTCAAAGGACCTGGATCCAATGTAAAGAGAACGGGGGGAATGTCCACTCACCGTTACACTTCACAACTGTAATGTTTTATAAAACATCATGGAACCACCTTACACATTTGCACTTCTCCAGAAATAGCAGACAAAATGTCAATTGCATTCAAGCCAATACTAGGCTCCTGTCAATTGTatcataaaaaaaataaaaaaataatctgTTGTTGATATGGCATTATGAGGACTGAATATTTTGGAAGAGCATGTCTTCGGTAAATCAGTAGTGGGGATGGATAACCTACTTGAACAAGCAAAATGCAGGTATTTGAATTGTGAATAATTAAAATGCACAAGGGCTTAATCCTCCAATATTTAAAAGCACTCCCAGTAGAAACCATTTATTCAAAAGCGACCTTTGGCCAGAACAAAAAGGCACACCTATGCGATGTTGCTAAACCAGCCTTGATTAACGGGAGGGTAGGCTATGCTTGTTTTTTAATCCAATTAAATGAAAGGGGTGGAAATCAATAATTTGTTAAGGTTTCTAAATACAAGGTTGACTGGCACATCTCTCCTTCCATGGGCCCTGTGCATCATGGCTGGATAGGCTGCACTTCTGCTCTCAAAATCATGCCATTATCAACAGCGTTACCGTTAAGACCTGCATTTTGTGAGTTTTAAATCTTACCATTAGTGCTGCATGAAATTGTAACTTTTGCGTTTGTTTTTAAAGGACACACCTCAAATATTgccacccctcccacctcagTGCAAACGAGCTGATGTTCAACAGGTAAATTGACAAACGTGGCGTTAGGACTGGAAAATGTCAGTCTGACATTTTTTACATGCCTAAATTGCAAACTAATGTGCATTTGACACTAGCGCCTCCTTAGCACCAGCTGAAAACAGAACCCAGGATGTGATAAAAAGTacatttaattatttaattatcAAAGTTCATTTGAATAGTTACACTTCCTAAATGCTTCTCTACATATACGATAAAGAAATGTCATGAACATGATTCCTAATTACACAGATTTCACCTAATGATATAACATAATGAATCATGTCGTTCCATCCCACTATCCTCTAATTGGTTTATTCAGGATGAGCATGTGAAATGGTGATGGACAATGGATGAAGGTCACAACATGAGTCACTATCATCATCTTTAGTACTGATACCAGTGCACATGACATCTTTACAATAAAGAATCCACTCTAAGCATTACTATTAAACACTCCTCTGATTATGAAGCCATTGCAACCAGGACTGTTGAAAAGCACTACAGCTGCACAGCTTACAGAGTTTAATGTCATCTGTCAAGCATAGCACAGATTCCCCCTTATGTTTACCAAATCTGCCACCAaatcagtatctgtgtgtgtatgtagatatgtagatatacCAACCTCTGGTCTATCTCTGTGAGTATTCACTGCATCCACATTTAGGTAGATGGACTCCACCTTACAGCCTGAAAACACAGGGCACAGAAAGGTGCATTATTGCATTATAAACAACTAAATATTTCTGTTATTTCACAATTAACATTGAAGTAGGTACAGACAGGACTGTGTAGCAGTGGAAGGCCAGTCTTACCATAAGCCACTGGCGTGAGCTTCAGCACGGTGTGCAGTGGGCACTTCAAGTAGGGCAGCTCCTCTGAGAAACAACACACAAACATTACCAACAAATCTATTACAAAAGAGATCTGCAAAAAGGAGACTAAACAACACCTTCCATCGGTCTTATCCAGAAGAGACAACCAGACTGACCTGCGGTCTTATCCAGGAGAGACTACCAGACTGACCTGCGGTCTTATCCAGGAGAGACAACCAGACTGACCTGCGGTCTTATCCAGGAAGTATGCCAGCAGGCAGCGCATGATAGCCTGGTGACAGACAACCAGGATGTTCTCCTGCCTCTCCAGCTCCATGATGACGGGCTCCAGACGCTGCACCAGGTCTTCATAGGACTGAGGAGACAGGTCAACTGTTAGatacactcagagagacagactaaccAAGACTCTCACTCggacaaacagggtgaaaaaaaATTAAGGCAGGGGGTAAAACAGGGCACAGACAAATACTACAAGATGAGAAATGATCTTCAGTAATGTGGTCTACAGTGGAAAACAATGtagaaaacatttttgcaaattaatacaaaattaaaactgaaatattacatttacataaatattcagacactttactcagtactttgttgaagcaccgttgcCAGCGATCacaaccttgagtcttctttggtatgacgctacaagcatggcacacctgtatttgggagtttctctccttctctgcagatcctctcaagctctatcaggttggatggggagcaacGCTGCACAggtatttttaggtctctccagagatgttgaaatcgggttcaagtctggtctgtggctgggccactcaaggacattcagagacttgtcccgaagccactcctgcattgtcttggctgtgggctTAGGGTCGATATCCTGTTGGAAAGTGTTCCTTCGCCCCATTCTGAGGACCTCAGTGCTCTGGAGCTGGTTTTATTCAaggctctctgtactttgctccgttcatctttccctcattcctgactagtctctcagtccctgcagctgaaaaacatccccacagtatgatgctgccaccaccatgctccaccatagggatggtattgtccaggtgatgagtggtgcctggttttctccagacgtgttgcttggcattcaggccaaagagttctatcttggtttcgtcagatcagagaatcttatttctcatggtcagagtacTTTAATTACCTTCTgccaaactccaagtgggctgtcatgggccttttactgaggagtggcttccgtctggccactctaccataaaggcctgattggtagagtgctacagagatggttgtccttctggaaggttctcccatctccacagaggaactctggagcgctgtcagagtgaccatcgggttcttggacTTCTCCCCCTTTTGCTCAGATTGGCCGGgcggctctaggaagagtcttggtggtgggtctaaacttcttccatttcagaatgatggaggccactgtgttcttgggcaccatcaatactgcagacatttttttggttccCTTCcttagatctgtgcctcgacacaatccggtctggagctctacggacaattccgtcgacctcatggcttggtttatgctctgacatgcactgtcaactgtgggaccttatatagacaggtgtgtgcctttccaaatcatgtccaatcaactgaatttaccacagttggactccaatcaagttgtagaaacatctcaaggatgatcaatggaaacaggatgcaccagagctcaattttgagtcgcatagcaaagtgtctgaatatttatgtaaataacggttcttttttttttttattaccccaaaattctaaaaacctgttctcactttgtcattatggggtattgtgtgtagattgatgaggatttttattttatttaaatacattttagaataaggctgtaatgttacaaaatgtagaaaagtgaaggggtctggaaactttccaaatgcatagTATGTAGCTATTTATTtagcaagctaaaaacacagCCTAACGTTAGCAAGCTGCTGGGAGAATGTCATGTCAGTGGATGAGTGGCCTACTTTTTCCTTCTCATATAGTTTTTCGGTGGctacagctagagatgcaggtgcCATTTACTTAGccaacaagaaatgtgaattgCTTTGCTAGCTATCTAAGCTGAACAACTTATCCAGGTAAAAAGCACATCTCTTAGTTGtttatcaaatgtatttggcatcAATTACATTTCTAATGGTCTAAAGTCACACTGatgctactgcctgtaaacacagtccagctCAAAGTACATTTTTGCAGgccagtggtccttctgtagctcagttggtagagcatggcgcttgtaacgccagggtagtgggttcgattcccgggaccacccatacgtagaatgtatgcacacatgactgtgagtcgctttggataaaagcgtctgctaaatggcatatattattattattatttaaatggcttatttgcatataggcctactgtagctccGATTGACTATggcgcaccggtctgtgtagattCCGGTCCTGGACAAGACTGACACgtttttatttactgcagtgtcttaATTGTCCAAACGCACAGCTGCTTTCCAACTATATATTGCTATAGAAATTTCACAAATGCCTTACTCTGTCAATCCCAAACATTCCATGAAAGTATGGAAACGGCCATATCTAAGTGCTGGCTTGTCAAAAACATTGTTAAGAACTGTACAGCTCTTCAGCAGAAGCAAATCCTCACACATATTTCTTGACACATAAAACCAGCATTCAGGTTGGCAGAGCACTTTCATAATACATAAAGATGATTTAACAAACGAGGCATTAGAAAATGTTCTTCTCACTCACCTCTCCCTTTGGGTAACGGTAGCGGTATTTGTCCTGGTCCCTCATTGCAAACTCCAGCGGGTAGTGCTGCTGGATCTCCTCATACATCATCtcctcacacacaccctgaggATAAACACACATGCATCACTTCAGTTACTCAAACACACCGCAACATATTTAGTCAATCACAGACTTGCACAATTTTCCAAATCTACATCTGTATATTGCattttagttacactgtttgtgcACACtccatatttatatatatatactgggtTCTTGACAAACCTCACTAATATATCTTCTGCCCATGCCGTCCGGACCCTGAACAGCACCTACCCCCAGGCCagaagactgctaaatagttagttaaatagttaaccaatagctacccggactatctgcatagACTCTTTCTGCACTTATCACATATCCTGCTGCTACTGTGTATTAtccatcctgttgcctagtcacttgaTCCTTACCTATatgtacacatctacctcaaTTATCTCATACCACTGCATatcaactcggtactggtaccccgtgtctACAGcgaagttatcgttactcattgtgtactTAATCCCCGTGTTATTATTTTTTCCAGAATTTCAAAAAATTTGTTGTGAAGGGTCCGgtccataagtaagcatttcactgttagtctacacctactgtttacaaagcatgtgattTACACATCATTCTTAGTAGATCTTGTGTAAATTAAtccagtgtatatatatgtacagaTTAAGAGTTTCCAACCTTTTCTAGTATGAGAAAAAAATGAAACTTCAAAAGCTACTAATTTCATTTCAGGTTTCAAATAGGcatattctcttctctcccctgcaACTCTTCCTCCGGGTCCTTTGTGTACTATATATTTTGTGTCaatatacctggtaaaataatggttaataaaCAACTAAggagggccctataaaatctgaTTTCTTCCCCAAATTTCTTTTCTTTATATTTTCCCAAATTAGGATTTCTGAGTTTTACTTTTCTTGGTATTcacttttttatatttttttttatttcactctCAAAATTACAATTGTTCATAGAGAAACAACATAATTTGATGCTCTGAGCCCATGTCAATGCTTAAATCATATCAGAAGATCGTTTTTTAGGCCTGGaagaaaacaaagaaaaaaaatcactttgTTAGCCCAATTCCCCTTCAATTGCACATGTGCTGTCTAATGTGCCGGTCTAGCGATGGttctgtactgctgctgctcatttcatGGCAAAATTGacaaataactaataaatactaaTGATATACATCCCCCAGGTAAGCATACTTGGCAGTTAACATTTAAATTGAGAAGGTTTTGTCAACGCACAAAATTTATCGCATCAACTGGCTGGCTACATAGTGCGTAGACAAACAAACGCGTGTACCAGGCAATATTGCAGGAAATTAATTGGCTGATATGGTGTGTTTAAGCAAATAGTGTATAACCAGGGGTGGGATAATGTCAATGTTGCGATGATTAGACAGTAGCTGGGAGTTGCGGTGTCTGATGTGAGATTAGTTTATGACAGTTTGCGGTAGAACACTTAacactacagggaggaggtgagggccctcggagtgtggtgtcaggaaaatagcctcacactcaacgtcaacaaaactaaaaggagatgattgtggacttcaggaaacagcagagggaacacccccctatccacatcgatggaacagtagtggagagggtagtaagttaagttcctcggcgtacacatcacacacagacaaactgaattggtccacccacacagacagcaaaatttgatttgatttgaaaaacacTTGAAAATTGCATGAACTTTCAAAATTGTTTGGCGAGCGACTGGTAGCTCGCAACCTGTTAGAGGCCCCTAGTATAGATTGTAGctatagcgctgtcttaggcgtctcacagtacagacattgcaatttattgccctggctacatctgcattcctcatgcctccttgcagcatgcctaaggcacgttcacgcagatgagcaggcatctttcttttggtgtttttcagtcagtagaaaggtctctttagtgtcctaagttttcataactgtgaccttaattgccaaccgtctgtaagctgttaatgtcttaataaccgttccacaggtgcatgttcattaattgtttatggttcattgaacaaatcaatgttatttgtcacatacacatggttagcagatgttaatgtgagtgtagcgaaatgcttgtgcttctagttgcgacaatgcagtaataaccaacaagtaatctaactaacaattccaaaactactgtcttatacacagtgtaaggggataaagaatatgtacataaagatatatgaatgagtgatggtacagagcagcataggctctacagtagatggtatcgagtacagtatatacatatgagatgagtatgtaaacaaagtggcatagttaaagtggctagtgattcaggtattacataaagatgcagaagatgatatagagtacagtatatacatatgagatgagtatgtaaacaaagtggcatagtttaaagtggctagtgatacatgtattacataaggatgcagtagatgatagagtacagtatatacgtatgcatatgagatgaataatgtagggtatgtaaacattatattaggtagcattgtttaaagtggctagtgatatattttacatcatttgcCATCAAttaccattattaaagtggctggagttgagtcagcgtcagtgtgttggcagcagccactcaatgttagtgttggctgtttaacagtctgatggccttgagatagaggctgtttttcagtctctcggtcccagctttgatgcacctgtactgacctcgccttctggatgatagcagggtgaacaggcagtggctcgggtggttgttgtccttgatgatctttatggccttcctgtaacgtcgggtggtgtaggtgtcctggagggcaggtagtttgcccccggtgatgcgttgtgcagacctcactaccctctggagagccttacggttgtgggcggagcagttgccgtaccaggcggtgatacagcccgccaggatgctctcgattgtacatctgtagaagtttgagagtgattttggtgacaagccaaatttcttcagcctcctgaggttgaagaggcgctgctgcgccttcttcacaatgctgtctgtgtgagtggaccaatttagtttgtctgtgatgtgtatgccgaggaacttaaaacttattaccctctccattactgttccatcgatgtggataggggggtgttccctctgctgtttcctgaagtccacaatcatctccttagttttgttgacgttgagtgtgaggttatattcctgacaccacactccgagggccctcacctcctccctgtaggccgtctcgtcgttgttggtaatcaagcctaccactgttgtgtcgtccgcaaacttgatgattgagttggaggcgtgcgtggccacgcagtcgtgggtgaacagggagtacaggagagggctcagaacgcacccttgtggggccccagtgttgaggatcagcggggtcgagatgttgttgcctaccctcactacctgggggcggcccgtcaggaagtccagtacccagttacacagggcggggtcgagacccagggtctcaagcttaatgacgagcttggagggtactatggtgttgaatgccaagctgtagtcgatgaacagcattctcacataggtattcctcttgtccagatgggttagggcagtgtgcagtgtgcagtgtggttgagattgcatcttctgtggacctatttgggcggtaagcaaattggagtggatctagggtggaggtgatatggtccttgactagtctctcaaagcacttcatgatgacggaagtgagtgctacggggcggtagtcgttaagctcagttaccttagctttcttgggaacaggaacaatggtggccctcttgaagcatgtgtgaacaccagactggtatagggattgattgaatatgaccGTAAACActccggccagctggtctgcgcatgctctgagggcgcggctggggatgccgtctgggcctgcagccttgcgagggttaacacgtttaaatgttttacttacctcggctgcagtgaaggagagtcagcatgttttcgttgcaggccgtgtcagtggcactgtattgtcctcaaagcaggcagaaaagttatttagtctgcctgggagcaagacatcctggtccgtgaatgggctggttttcttcttgtagtccgtgattgactgtagaccctgccacatacctcttgtgtctgagccgttgaattgagattctactttgtctctatactgacgcttagcttgtttgatagccttgcggagggaatagctgcactgtttgtattcggtcatgttatcagtcaccttgccctgattaaaagcagtggttcgcgctttcagtttcacgcggatgctgccattaatccacggtttctggttagggaatgttttaatcgttgctatgggaacgacatcttcaacgcacgttctaatgaactcgcacaccgaatcagcgtattcgtcaatgttgttatctgacgcaatacgaaacatatcccagttcacgtgatggaagcagtcttggagtgtggaatcagcttggtcggaccagcgttggacagacctcagcgtgggagcctcctgttttagtttctgtctgtaggcagggatcaacaagcatgggaaaccgtgtttaagccctttacaatgaagatctgtgaagttatttggatttttacgaattatccttgaaagacagggtcctgaaaaggggacgtttctttttttgctgagtttacttcATGAAGGCACTGTAGTATCATGAGAACTGCAATATTTATCGTATCGGCACCTGAGTATCGTAATATCGGATTGTGAGGTCCATGGCAATTCCCAGCTCTAATAGATTTTGCTGCACCTGCTATAACATCTGTCcaactgtgtatgtgaccaaaaaccTTTAATTTTatatcacacacagtcacacaggtgGCACTGTGCAATATTGAAAAGTTGAGTTCTTACGGCGTCTATCTCGTTGAGTGCCTTCCACTGCTCGTACGGCACAGACACTGCCTCAGCTGTCTGGATGGTCCTCTTCATCTGGCTGGTCCACACCTTCAGATCACTGATTTCCTGAGACTGGATGAACTGGCCCAGATAATTGGCAAACTGCACATGGAAAAAATACACacaaaagagaaaagagagcatttaaaaaatatgtaaacCTATTCAATATTAAAGAAATTAAAAAGTAGAATATGTAAGGAAGAGATCAAGTCTAGGGATAGAGTTAGCCATACCTCCTTGCCCCTGGGGGAGAGTCCAGAGTCTCCTCCAATACAGCCCTTGACATTGAGGTCACTCTCTCCATGGCGACACAAGTAGATGGAGCGTGGTGTGATGTGGATGTTCATGAGGTAGTAGACGATCCGGCTCTGGATGTGGTCCTGGACCTGGTTCACCAGGTACCTCCGGCCCACGTCCATAATCTTGATGTAGGACAGATCCctgtgagagaggggtgagggacagGCCAGAGAGCTTTAGGAATCCCGTACTTTACAAGAGAGAACACCTCTTAGAAACAACATGCATTGAAACCAGCTTTAAAAAATTTCACAGATTAAAAGGACAAGCAACGTAATTGACTGTTGTAATTGGAAATGATTTGATTAATGTTTTTCATGTATTTGACAGACAAGATGGCACTGACCGATTTCTAGCTCCTAGCCAACTTTGCAGTATTCTTtagtgttatttcttacattatttgcTAAGAATTTTTCTTGTATTATTACCGACAGCCGTAAATAGCTTTTGGATATTCAAGCAGAAATTTGAATTCCAGGGCTCCCGagcggcgcagcggtctaaggtgtcactacagacccgggttcgatcccaggttcTGTTGCAGctggccacgaccgggagacccacgaggcagcgcataattggcccagtgtcgtccgggttaggggagggtttgtccttGTCGCATTGCCCTCTAGCggctccttgtggcaggccgggcacaTGCATGCTGACTTCAGTCGCAAGCTGTACGGTGTTTCATCCGAcactggtgcagctggcttccgggttaaacgAGCAGTGTGtctgtcaagaagcagtgcggcttggcgtgGTAGTGTTTctgaggatgcatggctcttagtcaaatacatttaaactcagtttttcatcattcctgacatttaatcctagtaaaaagtccctgtctagggcagttaggatcaccactttattttaagagtgtgaaatgtcagaataatagtagagaatgatttatttcagcttttatttaattcatcacattcccagcgggtcagaagtttacatacactcaattagtatttggtagcatgcctttaaattgtttaacttggatcaaacgcttcaggtagccttccacaagcttcccacaataaattgggcgaattttggcccattcctcatgacagagctggtggagctgagtcaggtttgtaggccttcttgctcgcacactttttcagttctgcccacatattttctataggattgaggtaagggctttgtgatggcc
Proteins encoded in this window:
- the LOC124003534 gene encoding 6-phosphofructo-2-kinase/fructose-2,6-bisphosphatase 4-like isoform X4, with translation MMRGSSRSKSTQNLDLTVCMTNCPTLIVTVGLPARGKTYISKKLTRYLNWIGVPTREFNVGQYRRECVKIYKSFEFFRPDNEEGLKIRQQCASAALNDVRQYLADKGGQVAVFDATNTTRERRGTITAFAEQNGFKVFFVESVCEDPEVIAENIVQVKLGSPDYTNCNTEEAMEDFKKRIKCYENSYETLDEVLDRDLSYIKIMDVGRRYLVNQVQDHIQSRIVYYLMNIHITPRSIYLCRHGESDLNVKGCIGGDSGLSPRGKEFANYLGQFIQSQEISDLKVWTSQMKRTIQTAEAVSVPYEQWKALNEIDAGVCEEMMYEEIQQHYPLEFAMRDQDKYRYRYPKGESYEDLVQRLEPVIMELERQENILVVCHQAIMRCLLAYFLDKTAEELPYLKCPLHTVLKLTPVAYGCKVESIYLNVDAVNTHRDRPENVKVSRMAEEALLTVPAHQ
- the LOC124003534 gene encoding 6-phosphofructo-2-kinase/fructose-2,6-bisphosphatase 4-like isoform X3, whose product is MAFPRNTYLRERGYDMKPRHWLLSHPVLYRSVCMTNCPTLIVTVGLPARGKTYISKKLTRYLNWIGVPTREFNVGQYRRECVKIYKSFEFFRPDNEEGLKIRQQCASAALNDVRQYLADKGGQVAVFDATNTTRERRGTITAFAEQNGFKVFFVESVCEDPEVIAENIVQVKLGSPDYTNCNTEEAMEDFKKRIKCYENSYETLDEVLDRDLSYIKIMDVGRRYLVNQVQDHIQSRIVYYLMNIHITPRSIYLCRHGESDLNVKGCIGGDSGLSPRGKEFANYLGQFIQSQEISDLKVWTSQMKRTIQTAEAVSVPYEQWKALNEIDAGVCEEMMYEEIQQHYPLEFAMRDQDKYRYRYPKGESYEDLVQRLEPVIMELERQENILVVCHQAIMRCLLAYFLDKTAEELPYLKCPLHTVLKLTPVAYGCKVESIYLNVDAVNTHRDRPENVKVSRMAEEALLTVPAHQ